One segment of Peromyscus leucopus breed LL Stock chromosome 5, UCI_PerLeu_2.1, whole genome shotgun sequence DNA contains the following:
- the Hsbp1 gene encoding heat shock factor-binding protein 1: protein MAETDPKTMQDITLVVETLLQQMQDKFQIMSDQIIGRIDDMSSRIDDLEKNIADLMTQAGVEELDGENKIATAQKS from the exons ATGGCCGAGACGGACCCCAAGACCATGCAGGACATCACCTTGGTG GTGGAGACGCTCTTGCAGCAGATGCAAGACAAGTTTCAGATCATGTCCGACCAGATCATTGGAAGGA TTGATGACATGAGCAGTCGCATTGATGATCTGGAGAAAAACATCGCCGACCTCATGACCCAGGCTGGAGTGGAGGAACTGGATGGTGAGAACAAGATCGCTACTGCGCAGAAGAGCTGA